A single Flavobacterium sp. 1 DNA region contains:
- a CDS encoding MATE family efflux transporter → MKIEQYTKEFAYNIKLAYPVILGMLGHTLIGIVDNYMIGNLGSTELAAVSLGNSFIFLAMAVGIGFSTAITPLVAEADAEKNDKKIRTTFHHGLLLCTVLGVSLFMLTVLSKQLMYFMDQPEAVVLLAAPYIDWVAFSLIPVVMYQGYKQFADGLSFTKYSMYSIILTNVVHVIFNYVLIYGFWIFPKLGVTGAALGTVISRIFMVAFMHYLMMHNPVMKKYFKNFTFKEIKQSIIKKIVDLGVPSAMQMLFEVTLFTAAIWLSGSLGKNSQAANQIALILASSTFMVAMGLSVTAMIRVGHSRGMADYKNLIVVARSIFLLAVITEAVFALIFVVFHNLLPHLFLNMHDSAQVLDNREIIMITSKLLLIAAIFQISDGIQVVVLGALRGLQDVKVPMYITFVAYWVVGFPISFYLGKYTDLKAVGVWIGLLAGLTAAAVFLYIRFAYLTKKLILENSGE, encoded by the coding sequence ATGAAGATTGAACAGTACACTAAAGAATTTGCGTATAATATTAAATTGGCTTACCCCGTAATTTTAGGGATGCTGGGACATACTCTGATAGGGATTGTGGATAATTATATGATTGGGAATTTGGGTTCTACTGAGTTAGCAGCCGTTTCCTTGGGTAATAGTTTTATATTTTTGGCTATGGCTGTCGGGATCGGATTTTCTACAGCGATTACCCCTTTGGTGGCCGAAGCTGATGCTGAGAAAAATGATAAAAAAATCAGAACTACATTCCATCATGGCTTGTTGTTATGCACTGTTCTGGGAGTTTCGCTGTTTATGCTGACAGTACTGTCCAAGCAGCTGATGTATTTTATGGATCAGCCGGAGGCGGTGGTATTATTGGCTGCTCCTTACATTGATTGGGTTGCATTTTCTTTGATTCCAGTTGTGATGTATCAGGGCTATAAGCAGTTTGCTGATGGATTGTCTTTTACTAAATACTCGATGTATTCTATTATTCTGACTAATGTTGTGCATGTGATTTTTAATTATGTACTGATTTACGGGTTTTGGATTTTTCCGAAACTGGGAGTGACAGGAGCCGCTTTGGGGACAGTGATCTCCAGAATTTTTATGGTAGCTTTTATGCATTATCTGATGATGCACAATCCAGTTATGAAGAAGTATTTTAAAAATTTTACGTTCAAAGAAATTAAACAATCCATAATCAAAAAAATCGTTGATCTTGGAGTTCCTTCGGCTATGCAGATGCTGTTTGAGGTGACTTTGTTTACAGCAGCAATATGGCTTTCAGGATCTTTGGGCAAAAACAGTCAGGCGGCCAATCAGATTGCGCTTATACTGGCTTCATCAACGTTTATGGTAGCTATGGGTTTGAGCGTTACCGCGATGATTCGGGTAGGGCATTCTAGAGGGATGGCCGATTATAAAAATTTAATTGTCGTAGCGAGATCGATTTTTTTATTAGCAGTAATTACCGAAGCCGTTTTTGCATTAATCTTTGTAGTTTTTCATAATCTGCTGCCACATTTGTTTTTAAATATGCATGATTCTGCACAAGTTTTAGACAATAGAGAAATCATTATGATTACTTCAAAATTATTGTTGATTGCTGCAATTTTTCAAATTTCGGATGGAATACAGGTAGTTGTTTTGGGCGCTTTGAGAGGTCTGCAGGATGTAAAAGTTCCAATGTACATTACATTTGTGGCATACTGGGTGGTAGGTTTTCCTATTTCTTTTTATTTAGGGAAATATACTGACTTGAAAGCGGTTGGAGTATGGATTGGTCTTTTGGCTGGTCTGACTGCCGCCGCTGTGTTCTTATATATTAGATTTGCCTATTTGACAAAAAAGTTGATTTTGGAAAATTCAGGAGAATAA
- a CDS encoding cytochrome-c peroxidase: MKNIVFLLISFLLFSCSDSKTKAEQINDLYKSDLVVLQGEVIQLQHLAESDAASKELQIQFLKVHQSYKRVESICEYYFPTVSKAINGPALDEYEVDEGITVPPVGLQVIEEYLFPKFDSIEKKDLLEEIGILNANLYRLEMISKTNELTDSSVFDAIRLQVFRIITLGITGYDSPIAQNSLPEAITSLETIERQLTVYEENPQNSVALKRLKEGKEYLNKNLNFNEFDRAYFIKKYLNPLSKAIYQMQLDLKIPFFKESRGLKVTAQTLFDKNAFDAEAFSGFPDYVTTKEKIELGKMLFNDPVLSGDNSRSCASCHHADKAFTDGLEKAVSLDGTMMVKRNTPTLSNIAFQRSFFYDSRVSYLEDQAVAVITNENEMHGSLEKSVSDLKKSKKYTADFKKAFPNKEITAFAIKNVLASYIRSLSNYDSRFDGFMREEEKFNIDEIAGFNLFAGKAKCATCHFIPLTNGTVPPNFDRSESEVLGVPGRNKKLDIDFGKYDLTHAEVNRYSFKTPTIRNIALTAPYMHNGVFKTLEEVVDFYDLGGGQGLGFNLTNQTLPIDKLNLTPLEKKQLIAFMKTLTDKNLY, translated from the coding sequence ATGAAAAATATTGTTTTCCTTTTGATTTCTTTTTTACTATTTTCTTGTTCTGATTCTAAAACCAAAGCGGAACAGATTAACGATTTGTATAAGTCGGATTTGGTTGTTTTACAAGGAGAAGTTATTCAATTACAGCATTTGGCAGAAAGTGATGCTGCGTCAAAAGAACTTCAAATTCAGTTTTTAAAAGTGCATCAAAGTTATAAAAGAGTAGAGTCTATTTGTGAGTACTATTTTCCGACAGTTTCTAAGGCAATAAATGGACCGGCTCTGGATGAGTATGAGGTCGATGAAGGGATCACTGTTCCGCCTGTAGGACTTCAGGTTATTGAGGAGTATCTTTTTCCAAAGTTTGATTCGATTGAAAAAAAAGATTTATTAGAGGAAATTGGAATCCTAAATGCTAATTTGTATCGTTTAGAAATGATTTCAAAAACAAATGAGTTAACAGATTCTTCTGTTTTTGACGCTATTCGTCTGCAGGTTTTTAGAATCATTACATTAGGAATCACTGGATATGATTCGCCAATTGCCCAAAACTCTTTGCCGGAAGCAATAACTTCATTGGAAACTATTGAAAGACAGCTAACTGTTTATGAGGAAAATCCACAAAACTCTGTGGCTCTGAAAAGACTAAAAGAAGGAAAAGAGTATTTGAATAAAAATTTAAATTTTAATGAATTTGACCGAGCTTATTTTATCAAAAAATATTTGAATCCTTTGAGTAAAGCGATTTATCAGATGCAATTGGATTTAAAAATTCCTTTTTTTAAAGAAAGCCGGGGATTGAAAGTGACAGCTCAGACCTTATTTGATAAAAATGCTTTTGATGCTGAAGCCTTCTCTGGATTTCCAGATTATGTGACGACAAAAGAAAAAATTGAATTGGGCAAAATGCTGTTTAATGACCCCGTTTTGTCGGGTGATAATTCCCGTTCTTGTGCCTCTTGCCATCATGCGGACAAAGCTTTTACAGATGGTTTGGAGAAAGCAGTTTCTCTGGATGGAACAATGATGGTGAAAAGGAATACGCCTACACTTTCCAATATCGCTTTTCAGCGTAGTTTTTTTTATGATTCGAGAGTAAGTTATCTCGAAGATCAAGCGGTTGCCGTAATTACAAATGAGAATGAAATGCACGGGTCTTTAGAGAAATCTGTTTCGGATTTAAAAAAGAGCAAAAAATATACTGCCGATTTTAAAAAAGCATTTCCAAATAAAGAAATTACCGCTTTTGCGATTAAAAATGTTTTAGCATCCTACATTCGATCTCTGAGTAATTATGACTCCAGATTTGATGGTTTTATGCGAGAGGAAGAAAAATTTAATATTGATGAAATAGCCGGTTTTAATTTATTTGCAGGCAAAGCCAAATGTGCCACCTGTCATTTTATTCCTTTAACAAACGGAACAGTTCCTCCCAATTTTGACCGATCGGAAAGTGAAGTTCTTGGTGTTCCCGGAAGAAACAAAAAGCTGGATATTGATTTTGGAAAATATGATCTGACACATGCTGAAGTAAATCGTTATTCTTTTAAAACACCAACAATTCGAAACATTGCTTTAACAGCTCCTTATATGCACAATGGTGTTTTTAAAACTTTAGAAGAAGTTGTAGATTTTTATGATCTTGGAGGTGGACAAGGTTTAGGTTTTAACTTGACTAATCAAACTTTGCCGATCGATAAGCTAAATTTAACCCCTTTAGAGAAAAAACAGCTAATAGCTTTTATGAAGACTTTGACAGATAAAAATCTGTATTAA
- a CDS encoding 3-ketoacyl-ACP reductase, whose protein sequence is MNDLKNKNALITGAGKGIGKAIALALAKEGVNVILLARTQDEIENVAAKARSLRVKALAITADVADINSVNTAVEKALTEFKTIDILINNAGIAAFGNFLELEPADWERIIQVNLMGTYYVTRAILPNMIERQTGDIINISSTAGLNGNALTSAYSASKFAVLGLTDSLMQEVRKHNIRVTALTPSTVATDLAKELKLTDGNPEKVMQSEDVAELIIAQLKLNRRVFIKNSSIWSTNP, encoded by the coding sequence ATGAACGACTTAAAAAATAAAAATGCTCTTATTACTGGTGCTGGAAAAGGAATTGGAAAAGCCATAGCCCTTGCACTAGCAAAAGAAGGCGTAAACGTAATTTTACTGGCTCGAACACAAGATGAAATCGAAAATGTAGCTGCAAAAGCACGCTCATTAAGAGTGAAAGCTCTAGCCATAACCGCCGATGTTGCCGATATCAACTCCGTAAACACTGCCGTAGAAAAAGCCTTGACAGAATTTAAAACCATTGACATTTTAATCAATAACGCCGGAATTGCAGCTTTTGGTAATTTTTTAGAATTAGAACCAGCCGATTGGGAACGCATCATTCAGGTAAATTTAATGGGAACCTATTATGTAACACGTGCCATTTTACCCAACATGATCGAAAGACAAACAGGTGACATTATCAATATTTCTTCAACAGCAGGATTAAACGGTAATGCATTAACCAGTGCTTATAGTGCTTCCAAATTTGCTGTTCTAGGACTGACAGACTCATTGATGCAGGAAGTACGTAAACACAACATTCGTGTTACAGCTTTAACACCAAGCACTGTTGCTACCGACTTGGCAAAAGAATTAAAACTTACCGATGGTAATCCCGAAAAAGTAATGCAATCAGAAGATGTTGCTGAATTAATTATTGCCCAGCTAAAATTAAACCGACGCGTATTTATCAAAAACAGCAGTATCTGGTCAACAAATCCTTAA
- the mtaB gene encoding tRNA (N(6)-L-threonylcarbamoyladenosine(37)-C(2))-methylthiotransferase MtaB, whose product MENRKKVAFYTLGCKLNFSETSTIARNLEDEGFDRVDFEEVADMYVINTCSVTENADKQFKQVVRKAMKLNDKAFVAAVGCYAQLKPEELANVDGVDLVLGATEKFKLADYINDLSKNDFGEVRSCEIAEADFYVGSYSIGDRTRAFLKVQDGCDYKCTYCTIPLARGISRSDELENVLKNAYEISKQNIKEIVLTGVNIGDYGKGEFGNKKHEHTFLELVQALDEVEGIERLRISSIEPNLLKNETIEFVSKSRTFVPHFHIPLQSGSNAILKLMKRRYLREVYTERVNKIREAMPHACIGVDVIVGFPGETDEHFLETYHFLNEMDISYLHVFTYSERDNTEATAMDGVVPANVRAKRSKMLRGLSVKKRRAFYESQLGSNRTVLFESENKEGYIHGFTENYVKVKTPWNPELVNTLHEINLTKIDEDGSVRMEFLNVEV is encoded by the coding sequence ATGGAGAATAGAAAAAAAGTGGCTTTTTACACGCTTGGGTGCAAACTGAATTTTTCGGAAACATCAACAATTGCACGTAATTTAGAAGATGAAGGCTTTGACCGAGTTGATTTTGAAGAAGTAGCCGATATGTATGTAATCAACACTTGTTCGGTTACAGAGAATGCAGATAAACAATTCAAGCAAGTGGTGCGCAAGGCGATGAAATTGAATGATAAGGCTTTTGTCGCTGCAGTTGGTTGTTATGCTCAGCTGAAGCCAGAGGAATTGGCTAATGTTGATGGAGTAGATTTGGTTCTTGGAGCTACTGAAAAATTCAAACTTGCCGATTATATCAATGATTTATCGAAAAATGATTTTGGCGAAGTACGTTCCTGCGAAATAGCCGAAGCCGATTTTTATGTTGGCAGTTATTCAATCGGAGACAGAACCAGAGCTTTTCTGAAAGTACAGGACGGCTGTGATTATAAATGTACGTATTGTACCATTCCGCTTGCCCGTGGAATTTCCCGAAGCGACGAACTGGAAAATGTATTGAAAAATGCCTACGAAATTTCGAAGCAAAACATCAAAGAAATTGTTCTTACAGGAGTTAATATTGGGGATTATGGAAAAGGGGAATTCGGGAATAAAAAACATGAACATACTTTTCTGGAATTGGTTCAGGCTTTAGACGAAGTGGAAGGAATCGAAAGACTGCGTATTTCTTCGATTGAACCTAATTTATTGAAGAATGAAACGATAGAATTTGTATCGAAAAGCAGAACTTTTGTACCGCATTTCCATATTCCGCTGCAATCGGGAAGCAATGCTATTTTGAAATTGATGAAACGCCGTTATTTGCGAGAAGTGTATACAGAACGAGTAAATAAAATTCGTGAAGCCATGCCACATGCTTGTATAGGTGTGGATGTGATTGTAGGCTTTCCTGGAGAGACTGATGAACATTTCTTGGAAACCTATCATTTTCTTAACGAAATGGATATTTCCTATCTGCATGTTTTTACGTATTCGGAGCGTGATAATACGGAAGCCACAGCAATGGATGGCGTAGTTCCTGCTAATGTTCGTGCCAAACGAAGCAAAATGCTAAGAGGTTTGTCGGTTAAAAAACGCCGTGCTTTTTATGAAAGCCAATTGGGAAGCAATAGAACGGTACTTTTTGAAAGCGAAAATAAAGAAGGCTACATTCATGGTTTTACTGAGAATTACGTTAAAGTAAAAACACCTTGGAATCCAGAATTGGTAAATACCTTGCACGAAATCAATTTGACAAAAATTGATGAAGATGGAAGCGTTCGAATGGAGTTTTTGAATGTGGAGGTTTGA
- a CDS encoding GNAT family N-acetyltransferase has protein sequence MKSCIETERLLLREMILSDDEGMFELDSNSEAHRFLGNRPVTNIDESRLMIQNLRKQYAESKFVIFAK, from the coding sequence ATGAAGTCCTGTATTGAGACTGAAAGATTGCTTTTAAGGGAAATGATTCTTTCCGATGATGAAGGTATGTTCGAATTGGATTCTAATTCTGAGGCACATCGTTTTTTAGGAAATAGGCCTGTAACGAATATTGATGAAAGCAGGCTGATGATCCAAAATTTAAGAAAGCAATATGCTGAATCCAAATTTGTAATTTTTGCAAAATAA
- a CDS encoding Cof-type HAD-IIB family hydrolase: protein MKGVQYKMIVLDMDDTLLTDDHIISEENKEMIFKAQEMGIYVVLASGRPTSAMTAYAKELKMDYYNSYMISFNGSTITDLKEDKVLFEHALTKEQIHSLYDFSQQNNTHIITYLGEQIISERHSEYIDIESTITGLELLIVPSFKDAVTTSAVKCLLLEEPSYLKSVEAVLKDAMPDLSVCMSKPFFLEAAPNGIDKAAAIQVLAEKLNIHQSEIIAVGNAGNDLTMIQYAGLGVWVDNVDAELREFGDVIVASNNDHGVAEVIKRYVLN from the coding sequence ATGAAAGGAGTACAATACAAAATGATTGTTTTGGATATGGATGACACGTTACTAACAGACGATCACATCATATCTGAAGAGAATAAAGAAATGATTTTTAAAGCCCAAGAAATGGGAATTTATGTGGTTTTGGCTTCAGGGAGGCCAACTTCGGCGATGACGGCTTATGCCAAAGAATTGAAAATGGATTACTATAATTCGTATATGATTTCTTTTAATGGTTCGACGATTACAGATTTAAAAGAAGATAAAGTGCTTTTTGAGCACGCCTTAACCAAAGAGCAGATTCATTCCCTGTATGATTTTAGCCAGCAGAATAATACTCATATTATTACTTATTTGGGCGAACAAATTATCAGTGAAAGGCATTCGGAATATATTGATATTGAAAGTACTATTACAGGTTTAGAGCTTTTAATTGTTCCAAGTTTTAAAGATGCGGTAACAACTTCGGCTGTAAAATGTTTATTACTGGAAGAGCCAAGCTATCTCAAAAGTGTGGAAGCCGTATTGAAAGATGCGATGCCGGATCTGAGCGTTTGCATGTCGAAACCGTTTTTTCTGGAAGCGGCACCAAACGGAATTGACAAAGCAGCTGCTATTCAGGTTTTGGCCGAAAAACTCAACATTCATCAAAGTGAAATCATTGCCGTTGGAAATGCAGGAAATGATTTAACAATGATACAATATGCAGGATTGGGCGTTTGGGTTGATAATGTTGATGCTGAATTAAGAGAATTTGGTGATGTTATTGTGGCTTCCAATAATGACCATGGTGTTGCCGAGGTTATTAAGCGATATGTTTTGAATTAA
- a CDS encoding putative signal transducing protein produces the protein MGLMKVFSGSEILALALQEKIEAAGVETTVKNNIQSARMSGFPNSDSAVEVFIQETDFAKANPVIEEFRLSI, from the coding sequence ATGGGATTAATGAAAGTATTTTCGGGAAGTGAAATTTTGGCATTGGCTTTGCAGGAAAAAATAGAGGCCGCAGGAGTGGAAACTACAGTTAAAAATAATATTCAATCGGCTAGAATGTCAGGTTTTCCAAATTCGGACTCCGCTGTTGAGGTGTTTATTCAAGAAACTGATTTTGCAAAAGCAAATCCGGTTATCGAAGAATTTAGGTTAAGTATCTAG